The Rickettsiales bacterium genome window below encodes:
- the purF gene encoding amidophosphoribosyltransferase — protein MFLDDDKLHEECGVFGISGVTDEAAAHTALGLHALQHRGQEAAGVVSFDGNQFFTHRALGLVGDNFNKQSTIERLKGHMAIGHNRYSTSGEPHLRNVQPLFAEFSFGGLALAHNGNLTNAYTLREELIKGGAIFQSTSDTEVMIHLIARSKKASVADRIIDGLKQIQGAYSLVALSHDGMVGVRDPHGVRPLVLGTLGNAYVLASESCALDIIGATLVRDIEAGEMVVIKEGEITSYRPFDTTPEARTKSRFCVFEYIYFARPDSYVDNNNVYTARKAIGTELAREALVEADLVAPVPDSGLPAAIGYAEAAGLPFELGIIRNHYVGRTFIEPTDQVRHLGVKLKHNANRVILEGKRVILVDDSIVRGTTSQKIVNMVREAGAKEVHMRIASPPTTHSCFYGVDTPSRDKLLAANKSIEEMAEHIGVDSLAFISIDGVYRALGKAEGRNNESPEYCDACFTGEYAIPLTDQEAGKSGKTQADLFKTA, from the coding sequence ATGTTTTTAGATGATGATAAACTCCATGAGGAGTGCGGTGTATTTGGCATTAGCGGTGTAACAGATGAGGCAGCGGCACACACCGCCCTTGGGTTGCACGCATTACAGCATCGCGGACAGGAAGCCGCTGGCGTTGTCAGCTTTGACGGAAACCAGTTTTTCACCCATCGCGCACTCGGTCTTGTTGGCGATAACTTCAACAAACAAAGCACCATCGAACGCCTCAAAGGCCATATGGCGATCGGCCATAACCGTTACTCAACAAGCGGCGAACCACATCTTCGCAACGTGCAACCGCTCTTCGCTGAATTTTCATTTGGCGGCTTAGCGCTCGCGCATAACGGTAATCTCACCAACGCTTACACCTTGCGCGAAGAACTCATCAAGGGCGGCGCAATTTTCCAATCTACGTCCGATACGGAAGTCATGATCCACCTGATCGCACGCAGCAAAAAAGCCTCTGTCGCAGATCGTATCATTGACGGTTTAAAACAAATTCAAGGCGCATATTCGCTCGTTGCACTGTCACATGACGGCATGGTTGGCGTGCGCGACCCGCATGGCGTTCGCCCGCTCGTACTGGGAACACTCGGCAATGCTTACGTGCTCGCAAGTGAAAGCTGCGCATTGGATATTATCGGCGCGACTTTGGTGCGCGATATTGAGGCCGGTGAAATGGTCGTGATTAAAGAGGGCGAAATCACAAGCTACCGCCCTTTTGATACAACGCCTGAAGCACGCACGAAAAGCCGCTTCTGCGTATTTGAGTATATTTATTTCGCCCGCCCTGACTCTTACGTCGATAATAATAACGTCTATACCGCGCGTAAAGCCATCGGCACTGAACTCGCAAGAGAAGCCTTGGTGGAAGCGGACCTCGTGGCTCCTGTACCAGATTCTGGCCTACCTGCTGCCATCGGTTATGCGGAAGCCGCAGGCTTGCCTTTCGAACTTGGTATCATCCGTAATCACTATGTGGGCCGCACCTTTATTGAACCGACCGACCAAGTGCGTCACCTTGGCGTCAAGCTAAAGCACAATGCTAACCGCGTGATATTAGAAGGCAAACGGGTGATACTCGTCGATGATTCTATCGTGCGCGGAACCACCAGCCAAAAGATCGTCAATATGGTGCGCGAAGCTGGGGCAAAAGAAGTGCATATGCGCATCGCCAGCCCACCAACCACCCATAGCTGCTTCTATGGTGTCGATACTCCAAGCCGCGATAAACTGCTCGCGGCCAATAAATCTATCGAAGAAATGGCCGAACATATCGGTGTTGATTCGCTCGCCTTTATTAGTATTGACGGCGTTTATCGCGCACTCGGAAAAGCCGAAGGCCGCAACAATGAATCGCCTGAATATTGCGATGCCTGTTTCACCGGCGAATATGCGATCCCACTGACGGACCAAGAAGCTGGGAAGAGTGGTAAAACTCAAGCTGATTTATTCAAAACTGCTTAA
- a CDS encoding TIGR01459 family HAD-type hydrolase, translating into MNFLTIAENYDAFLCDLWGVIHDGDELYDGVLESLEALHAMGKKLLFLSNAPRLAETIFTRMDDMGVKREWYLGGMTSGEGAVKYLQQMPEPFTGKYYYLGLEKDTGMLPLISQTRVGSVDEADFILNGNFEALGQTYPDIQSIVEAAAARKLPMLCINPDMEVTKMDGTQILCAGLIAEKYIELGGQVEYIGKPYPYVFELGMQMLGNPSKDRVLMIGDNVLTDIKGGNVAGIDTVFITQGILQNQKSGEQTAQEYCVERGVTPTHIVKSL; encoded by the coding sequence GTGAATTTTCTAACGATTGCCGAAAATTATGATGCATTCCTTTGTGATCTTTGGGGGGTTATCCACGATGGAGATGAGCTGTATGATGGTGTGTTAGAATCGCTCGAGGCGTTGCATGCGATGGGTAAGAAGCTTCTCTTTCTATCCAATGCACCGCGACTGGCGGAGACGATCTTTACCCGTATGGATGATATGGGTGTAAAGCGCGAATGGTATCTCGGTGGGATGACATCGGGCGAAGGTGCTGTCAAATACTTGCAGCAAATGCCAGAGCCATTCACCGGAAAATATTATTATCTAGGTCTTGAAAAAGATACAGGCATGTTGCCGTTAATTTCTCAAACCCGCGTTGGTTCGGTTGATGAAGCTGATTTTATTCTCAACGGTAATTTTGAGGCGTTGGGCCAGACCTATCCCGATATCCAGTCTATTGTAGAAGCCGCTGCTGCGCGCAAATTGCCGATGCTTTGCATCAACCCCGATATGGAAGTCACCAAAATGGATGGCACGCAGATTCTATGTGCGGGCCTGATCGCAGAGAAATATATCGAGCTGGGCGGACAGGTCGAATATATCGGCAAGCCTTATCCTTACGTGTTTGAGCTGGGGATGCAGATGCTGGGTAATCCGTCCAAAGACCGCGTGTTGATGATTGGCGATAATGTGCTGACCGATATTAAAGGCGGGAACGTGGCCGGTATCGACACCGTGTTTATCACGCAGGGGATCTTGCAGAATCAGAAATCAGGCGAGCAAACGGCGCAAGAATATTGTGTTGAGCGCGGTGTTACGCCGACGCATATTGTGAAAAGCCTATAG
- the lysA gene encoding diaminopimelate decarboxylase: MDHFTYKNGQLHAENVALHEIAAQVGTPFYCYSSATFIRHFNVFNDVLGDYDHKVCFAVKANSNLAILKTLAAQGCGADTVSAGEIRAARKAGIPACDIVFSGVGKTKDEMAYALKEGIFQFNAESQAELNALNEVAGSLNLKAPVALRVNPAVDPQTHEKISTGQKESKFGIAFDVVREAYDYSASLPHLKVQGVSMHIGSQLTSLTPFRQAFRAILQMTNELRASGHGIQTLDLGGGLGVPYGDETQTPPLPTDYAKAVREEIGEFEGTLLFEPGRMIAANAGIMITKVIYLKDKYVIVDAAMNDLMRPALYDSYHEIVPVVESNDTPAPHHIVGPVCESSDIFGKDRPLVNPKSEDLIAIRSCGAYGGSMSNEYNSRPMIPEILVNGADWAVIRKRPSYEEMIANQQMPDWL; the protein is encoded by the coding sequence ATGGATCATTTCACTTATAAAAATGGCCAACTCCATGCGGAGAATGTAGCGCTGCACGAAATTGCAGCGCAAGTTGGCACGCCGTTTTATTGCTATTCTAGCGCGACCTTCATCCGCCATTTTAACGTGTTTAACGATGTGCTCGGCGATTATGATCATAAGGTTTGTTTCGCTGTCAAAGCCAATAGCAATCTCGCCATTCTGAAAACGCTTGCCGCACAAGGTTGCGGCGCCGATACAGTTTCTGCTGGTGAAATTCGTGCCGCACGCAAAGCGGGTATCCCTGCCTGCGATATCGTATTTTCTGGCGTCGGCAAAACCAAAGACGAAATGGCTTATGCGTTAAAAGAAGGCATCTTCCAATTTAACGCCGAGTCTCAGGCCGAGTTAAATGCACTGAATGAAGTCGCCGGTTCGCTAAATTTAAAAGCGCCTGTTGCATTACGCGTAAACCCGGCGGTTGACCCACAAACGCACGAGAAAATCTCGACCGGGCAAAAAGAAAGTAAATTCGGGATCGCCTTTGATGTGGTACGCGAGGCTTATGATTACTCTGCCAGCTTACCGCACTTAAAAGTACAAGGCGTGTCGATGCATATTGGCTCGCAGCTCACCTCACTCACGCCGTTCCGCCAAGCTTTCCGCGCTATTTTGCAAATGACGAATGAGTTACGCGCGAGCGGTCATGGTATCCAAACGCTCGATCTAGGCGGCGGCCTCGGCGTGCCTTACGGCGATGAAACGCAAACCCCACCCCTGCCGACCGATTACGCCAAAGCCGTACGTGAAGAGATCGGCGAATTTGAGGGTACTTTACTGTTCGAGCCAGGCCGCATGATCGCTGCCAATGCCGGAATTATGATCACCAAAGTGATCTATCTCAAAGATAAATACGTGATTGTCGATGCGGCAATGAATGACCTCATGCGCCCTGCCCTTTACGACTCATACCATGAGATTGTGCCGGTTGTTGAGAGTAACGATACGCCAGCGCCTCACCATATCGTAGGCCCTGTTTGCGAGAGCAGTGATATTTTCGGTAAAGATCGCCCGCTCGTTAATCCAAAATCAGAGGACCTGATCGCCATCCGTTCTTGCGGAGCTTATGGCGGCAGCATGAGCAATGAATATAACTCACGCCCGATGATTCCTGAAATATTGGTCAATGGCGCCGACTGGGCCGTGATTCGCAAACGCCCAAGCTACGAAGAGATGATTGCCAATCAGCAAATGCCGGATTGGCTATAG
- a CDS encoding lipoprotein produces MRFLLIILILSLTACGHKTDLALPETQQTATR; encoded by the coding sequence ATGCGATTTCTACTCATCATCCTTATCCTATCCCTCACCGCTTGCGGCCATAAGACCGATCTAGCATTGCCTGAAACGCAACAAACGGCGACTCGCTAA